The DNA region CACCGACCTGCCGGAGACGGTCAGGGCGCGGATCGTCGAGGACTCGCGCTCCTGCGCCGACGCGGCCCGCGTCGCATGGCCGCTGCACGGCATCGCGGAGGACATCACCGCGCGCACCCGTGCGATCGACGTGCCCGCCCTCGTCGTCGCCGGCGAGCACGACCGGGTCGAGCCGGTCGACGTGCTCCGCTCCCACCTGCTGCCGCACCTCGGCGACGCGCGGCTGACCGTGCTGCCCGGGACCGGCCACCTGATCCCCCTGGAGGCGCCGGCCGCCCTCGCCGACGCGATCGCCGCCTTCCCCCGGCCGCCCCGACGCCCCCGGAGGTCCCAGCGGCCCCGGCCGTCCCGGCAGAGTGAACTCAGCAGCGTGCAGCGCATTATCATGACGGCCCGCGGCGCATCCGTATCGCCCGCGACGGCGTCTCCACAGGTGTACGTCGGAGAAAGGAGCCAGGGAATGGGCGGGTCGTTCGGGGTGCTGTGGGCCGTGGTCGGGGTCGCCGCCGTCGCCGTGGTGGTGAGCATGGCGCGGCATCGGCGGCACCTGGAGGCCGCGCGCGCCAGCGGGGTGACGGCCCAGGCGCGGTGCGTGCGGGTGAAGGTGGTGCGGCAGCCCGAAGGGTTCGAGGTCATGGGCACGACCCGCTACCAGACCTACGAGTTCACCGCGCCCGACGGCCGTCTGGTCCGGTTCGAGGAGATCGGGCGCCCCGAGACGGCCGAGGGCGACGTGGTGACCGTCTACTACGACCCGGCGCGGCCCGAACGGGCCACCGTCTTCGGGCCCCGCCGGTGACCGCCGCTCCCGTCAGTACCGGCCGGCGGCCGGGGCGGGCCCGGCGTCCTGCGCGGGGCAGGCGCCCGAGCGTGGGGTGCCGTGGCCCAGCAGGAACCGGGTGACGGCGTCCCCGACGCAGCCTCGGGAGGTGTCGACGCCGTGGCCGGCGGCGTCCACCGTGACCATGCCCGCGCGGTGCCCGAAGGCCGCCCGGGTCCGCTCGGCGCCGGAGGCGGCCGTCGAGGGGTCCGCGGTGTTCTGCACCAGCAGGATGTTCGCCGGACCGTGCGGGTTCAGGTCCGGGGCGCGGTCGGGCGCGGGGGTGGACCAGAAGGCGCAGGGCCAGACGTTGCGCGGTGATCCGGCCGTCAGCGGATAGCGCTCGGCGCTGCGGGAGACGTCCGCGCGGTAGCCCGCGAGGGAGCGGGGCCAGGCGACGTCGTTGCACACCACGGCGTCCTGCGCGGCGACGAAGTTGTCCGTCATCTCCGCGGCCCACGGCAGGGAGGAGCCGGTTCCGGCCGGTAGCGACCGGGCGTGGGCGCCCGCCAGCAGCCGGGCCAGGACGGGCCAGTAGGCGGTCTGCTCCAGCAGGACCTCCTGGGCCTCCAGCAGCAGGTTGCCGGTGAGCGCCGGGCCGTCCGGCAGCGGCAGCGGGTCCGTGTCGAGCGCGCCGGCGGTGGCGAGCACGAAGCGGCGCACGGCCTCGGGCGTGGCGCCGAGGTGGTAGTCGGCGTCCTGGTCCGCGGCCCACCGCGCGAAGGGGGTGAACGCGGACTCCACCGCCTCCCCCTTGTGCCGGATCGCGTCGCGCACTCCGCCGGGTGGCACCACGCTGTTGAGCAGCACGCGTCCGGACGTCGTCGGGAAGAGCGAGGTGTAGACGGCGCCGACGTAACTGCCGTACGAGACGCCGGTGTAGGAGAGGGTGCGCAGCCCGAGGGCCTGGCGGACGCGGTCGATGTCCCGCGCGATGTTCACCGTGCTGACGTACGGCAGTTCCGGCCCGGCGTCGGCGGCGCAGTCGTGCGCGACCCGCCGGGCCCAGGCGACCGTCCCGGAGATGTCGCCATCGGCCGCCGGGTAGGGGATGCCGGTGACCTCGGTGCGGTCGGCCGGGGCGATGCCGCAGTCCAGCGGGCTGCTGGCGCCGATGCCGCGGTAGTCCAGCCCGTAGAGGTCGAAGCGGGCGGTCACGGCGGCGGGCAGCGCCCGCTCCTCCTGCGAGGGCAGGTCGAGGCCGCCGAAGCCCGGGCCGCCCTGACCGATCATCAGGGCGAGCGGGTGGGCCGCGCCCGAGCGGATCCGGGAGATCTCCAGCCGGATCTGCCGGCCGTGCGGGCGGCGGTAGTCCAGCGGGACCGCGAGCTGTGCGCACTGCTGGCGCGGGTCCCGCTCCACCGGCGCGGGACCCGGCTCCTGCTGCGGGCACGCCCCCCACACCGGCGGGGCGCCCGCACCCGGCCGGTGCGACGAGTCGTTCACCGTCCAGGGCTGCCGCGGTCCCTCCGAACCGCTCCGCCCGCCCGGGCCGGCCGCCGCGGCCGGCCCGGCGGCACCCGTCAGGACGCACAGTTGCACCAGCGCCGTCACGGCGGCCGTGCCGGCCACGGCGAGCACCCGCGCCGGGCGCGACCTCGCCCGCGGCGGCCACGCCGAGAGCCGGCGCCGGGGCGGCCGCGCGGGCGCCGGCGAGGTGACGGAACGACTGACCGAAGCGGCGGATTCCACGATGGGAGGACCTCCATGATCGCCTGTGGGAACCGCCCCATCGTCCTCGCCGCACCTCGCCCCGCGGCTCAACCCAGGGGTTGAGCCGGGGTGGAACTCCCGGCCGGCTCCGGCGGCGCGGGCACGGACGGCGCCGCCTCAGCCGGTCTCGAAGGCCACCGCGAAGGTCGACGGCGCGGGCACGAGCCGGTACTCGGGACGGACGCCCGGGCCGCAGGAGGCGCTGCCGATGCCGTGCCGGGCGGCGTCCACCGACAGGTGCAGCCGGCCGTCGGGGCGCAGGTCGGTGGTGTGCCGCGCCAGGTCGAGGGACCGGGCCGGCCAGGGGCGCACGGCGAGCGCGTAGGGCTCGTCCGCGCTGATCCGCAGCCACCGCCCGCCGTGCTCCTCGTCCACGCGGGCCCACCGCACGTCCGTCCTGCCGCCGTTCTCCTGCGGGAACAGGTACGGCGTCTGCAGGTTCTCGACGGGCTCGCGGAAGCGGCCGATCCTGGCGGCCGCGCGGGTGTCGGGGTACGCCTCCCCCGGTCCGCCGCCGTACCAGGTCAGCGTGGCGGCGGCCATCGGCACGACGATGTCCAGGCCGACGCGGGGCCAGGTGGTCCGCCATGCCCCGACGGGGGCGACGGCGACGGTCAGCAGCACCCGTCCCGAGCCGTCCGCCGGGGCGCTCCAGGCGTAGTCGGCCAGGATCGCCGCGTCGCTGCCGGCGGCGGCGATCCGCGTGGAGACGGTGAGGCCGCGGCGGTCCGTCCCGACGGCGAGCAGTTTGTGCTCCAGGCGGTCGAGTCCCGCGGCCCGCCAGCCGGCCGCCTCGCAGCCGTCCCCGCCTCCGAGGTCGTTGTCGGTCGGCGCCCGCCACAGGCCGACCCGCAGGTCCTCCAACGGCAGGTCGCCGATCCGCAGCAGCCGGCCGGTGGCGGCGTCGAACACCGCGCCGCCCAGGGTGATCCGGTTCCCGGCGGCGGCCGGCGGCGCCGTCGGCGGGGTCGGGCGGGGCGCGGGTCGGTGCAGGCGGGCCTGGGCCCATGCGACCTCGTGTCCGGCCGGCGCCCAGGGCTGGTCCTCGGCCAGCCGCCCGGTGACGGTCACATGGCGTTCGCCCGCCGGTTCGGTGTCCGCCGCCGCGGTCAGCGCGGCCGGCCAGCCCACGGTGGCAGGCTCGCCGCCCGCCGGCACCACGGGCACGGCCAGGTCGCCCTCCGCGACCGGGCGCCCCTCGTCCTCCACCCGCCAGGCGAACACCAGGGAGCCGGTGTCGGCGAAGTCCTGCGTGTTGCGCACGGTCACCGTGCGGGCGGCGGGATCGACGGCGAGCACCACGGGTTCGACGACCTTCTTGAACTCCGCGAGCCCCGGCGACGGGGTGCGGTCGGGGAAGACCAGGCCGTCGGCCACGAAGTTGCCGTCGTGCACGACCTCGCCGAAGTCCCCGCCGTAGGCGAAGAACTCCCGCCCGTCGTCGGTGCGCCGGCGGATGCCGTGGTCGATCCACTCCCAGACGAAGCCGCCCTGGAGTCTGGGGTGGGCCTCGAAGAGCCGCTGGTAGTCGCTGAGGCCGCCGGGGCCGTTGCCCATGGCGTGCGCGTACTCGCACAGCACGAAGGGCAGGGCGCGGCGGTGCGCGTCGAGCGCCGGGTCGTCCAGCGGGTCCTCGGCTCTGCGGCCGATGCGTTCGGTCTCCTCGAAGCCGGCGTACATCCTGCTGTAGACGTCGACGTAGGCGCTGCTCCAGTCGCCTTCGTAGTGCACCGGCCGTCCCGGGTCGCGCCGGTGCGTCCAGTCGGCCATGGCCCGCAGGTTCTCGCCGGTGCCGGCCTCGTTGCCCAGGGACCACATGATGACGCTCGGGTGGTTCTTGTCCCGCTCGACCATCCGCTCCATGCGGTCCAGGAAGGCCGGGCGCCAGGCCGGGTCGTCGCTGGGGTTGCCCCCCAGTCGGCGAGGATGAAGCCCTGGGTCTCCAGGTCGCACTCGTCGACGACCCACAGCCCCAGTTCGTCGCACAGGTCGAGGAAGCGGCTGTCCGGCGGGTAGTGGCTGGTCCTGACGGCGTTGACGTTGTGCTGCTTCATCAGGGCGATGTCCTGCCGCATCGTCTCCACGGTCAGCGCGCGGCCGGTGTCGGGGTGCCATTCGTGGCGGTTGACCCCGCGCAGCAGGATCGCGCGCCCGTTGACCCGCAGCAGGCCGTCGGCGACGGTGACCGTGCGGAAGCCGATCCGCAGGGCCACCCGCTCGGTCGCGGTGGCCACCGCGGCGTCGTAGAGCCGGGGCGTCTCGGCGGTCCACGGCTCGGCGGCGACGCGGACCTCCTCCCCGGCCGCGGCCCGCAGGCCCAGTTCCGGCACCTCGACGGTGGCTCCCGGCGCGGCGTCGACCCGCAGCACGCCCTCGCCGGTGAGGTGGTCGTAGCCGGCGTGCACGAAGACGTCGGCGACGCCGCCGTCGGGCCGGTGCAGCAGCGTGACCGGCCGGAAGACGCCGGACAGCCACCACATGTCCTGGTCCTCCAGGTAGCTGCCCGCCGACCACTGGTGGACCCGCACGGCGAGGACGTTGCGCCCGGGCCGCAGGGCCGCGGTGACGTCGAGCTCGGTGGGGAGCCGGCTGCCCTTGCCGTTCCCCAGCGGCCGGCCGTTCAGCCAGGCCGCGAAGCAGGAGTCGACGCCGTCGAAGCGCAGCACGGTGCGGCCGCCGTCCGGCCAGGAGGCGGGCAGGTCGAAGGAGAGGCGGTACTCGCCGGTGGGGTTGGCGTCGGGCACGCGGGGCGGGTCGAGGGGGAAGGGGAAGACGCGGTTGGTGTAGATGGGCGCGCCGTACCGCGGCCGCTCGGGGACGCCCCGCATCTGCCAGTGCGACGGCACGGGGATGCGGTCCCAGTCGCCGTCGTCGT from Actinacidiphila sp. DG2A-62 includes:
- a CDS encoding alpha/beta hydrolase, with the translated sequence MAGTAAVTALVQLCVLTGAAGPAAAAGPGGRSGSEGPRQPWTVNDSSHRPGAGAPPVWGACPQQEPGPAPVERDPRQQCAQLAVPLDYRRPHGRQIRLEISRIRSGAAHPLALMIGQGGPGFGGLDLPSQEERALPAAVTARFDLYGLDYRGIGASSPLDCGIAPADRTEVTGIPYPAADGDISGTVAWARRVAHDCAADAGPELPYVSTVNIARDIDRVRQALGLRTLSYTGVSYGSYVGAVYTSLFPTTSGRVLLNSVVPPGGVRDAIRHKGEAVESAFTPFARWAADQDADYHLGATPEAVRRFVLATAGALDTDPLPLPDGPALTGNLLLEAQEVLLEQTAYWPVLARLLAGAHARSLPAGTGSSLPWAAEMTDNFVAAQDAVVCNDVAWPRSLAGYRADVSRSAERYPLTAGSPRNVWPCAFWSTPAPDRAPDLNPHGPANILLVQNTADPSTAASGAERTRAAFGHRAGMVTVDAAGHGVDTSRGCVGDAVTRFLLGHGTPRSGACPAQDAGPAPAAGRY
- a CDS encoding DUF3592 domain-containing protein; the encoded protein is MARHRRHLEAARASGVTAQARCVRVKVVRQPEGFEVMGTTRYQTYEFTAPDGRLVRFEEIGRPETAEGDVVTVYYDPARPERATVFGPRR
- a CDS encoding beta-galactosidase small subunit family protein encodes the protein MADGLVFPDRTPSPGLAEFKKVVEPVVLAVDPAARTVTVRNTQDFADTGSLVFAWRVEDEGRPVAEGDLAVPVVPAGGEPATVGWPAALTAAADTEPAGERHVTVTGRLAEDQPWAPAGHEVAWAQARLHRPAPRPTPPTAPPAAAGNRITLGGAVFDAATGRLLRIGDLPLEDLRVGLWRAPTDNDLGGGDGCEAAGWRAAGLDRLEHKLLAVGTDRRGLTVSTRIAAAGSDAAILADYAWSAPADGSGRVLLTVAVAPVGAWRTTWPRVGLDIVVPMAAATLTWYGGGPGEAYPDTRAAARIGRFREPVENLQTPYLFPQENGGRTDVRWARVDEEHGGRWLRISADEPYALAVRPWPARSLDLARHTTDLRPDGRLHLSVDAARHGIGSASCGPGVRPEYRLVPAPSTFAVAFETG